The following proteins come from a genomic window of Cronobacter muytjensii ATCC 51329:
- a CDS encoding methyl-accepting chemotaxis protein produces MARQSVHKKMSTRAQMLLTGALTITLGFVVTIGVLSWQSSNEQKSLAESYLKQIAQSEALKIQQELNYARDVAHNLGHSMAALPRAGVTDRNVADKLLEGALRDNPDYLSVSVIFEENAFDGRDAEFDGKPGQAPKGRYAFFVDHDQAGNYKFHPLLSYLTPGQGDYYLIPQKTQKDTLIEPYSYAYNGVPTLLTSVAAPIITDGKLQGVVTSDISLASLQQKVNQIKPWEGGGYAVLLSTAGKVISYPDKKLTSKPFPGDTAGFTSNVVEQEDPILGEQALVTWQPVSIGTSTDKWYLGVVAPVSQVMAAANRQLMNAIILMVVSILLVSALLGIVFSRKVLKPLGGEPLEAATIALAVADGKLDNVVPVKPGDRGSLFYALHTMQAQLRGIVGQIKEASDSVRQGAGEIVSGNINLSSRTEEQAAALEQTAASMEQISATVKHNAANAHHATELTANATQIASRGEALVGQVVQTMAQIDDSSKKISDITTMINSIAFQTNILALNAAVEAARAGEQGRGFAVVASEVRSLAQRSANAVKEIAALIEESGQRVANGVQLVNDAGKTMQEMTQAVHSVQTIIGEIVSASDEQSKGISQVTIAVNEMDGVTQQNAALVQQMAAAASSLEEQAQQLAQTVEQFSLDERYA; encoded by the coding sequence ATGGCCAGACAATCCGTACATAAAAAGATGAGTACCCGCGCGCAGATGCTGTTGACGGGCGCCTTAACCATCACGCTGGGGTTTGTTGTCACCATCGGCGTGTTGAGCTGGCAGTCCAGCAATGAACAAAAATCTCTGGCCGAAAGCTACTTAAAACAGATAGCTCAGAGCGAGGCGCTGAAAATCCAGCAGGAGCTGAACTACGCGCGCGATGTGGCGCATAACCTCGGTCACAGCATGGCGGCACTCCCCCGTGCGGGCGTCACCGATCGCAACGTCGCTGACAAACTGCTGGAAGGCGCGCTGCGCGATAATCCTGATTACCTGTCGGTCTCGGTGATTTTTGAAGAGAACGCCTTTGACGGACGTGATGCGGAATTCGACGGCAAGCCCGGACAGGCGCCGAAAGGCCGCTACGCCTTTTTTGTCGACCACGATCAGGCGGGCAACTATAAATTCCATCCCCTGCTTTCTTATCTGACGCCAGGCCAGGGCGACTACTATCTGATCCCACAAAAGACGCAGAAAGACACGCTAATCGAGCCTTACAGCTACGCCTATAACGGCGTGCCGACGCTGCTCACCTCCGTGGCGGCGCCCATCATCACCGACGGCAAACTCCAGGGCGTGGTGACCTCCGATATTTCTCTGGCCTCACTGCAACAGAAAGTTAACCAGATTAAACCGTGGGAAGGCGGCGGCTATGCCGTGCTGCTCTCCACCGCAGGCAAAGTTATCTCTTACCCGGACAAAAAGCTGACCAGCAAACCCTTTCCTGGCGATACCGCCGGTTTCACCAGCAACGTGGTGGAGCAGGAAGATCCGATCCTTGGCGAGCAAGCGTTAGTGACCTGGCAGCCGGTGAGCATCGGCACCAGTACCGATAAATGGTATCTCGGCGTCGTGGCGCCGGTAAGCCAGGTGATGGCGGCCGCCAACCGCCAGCTCATGAATGCGATTATCCTGATGGTAGTGAGCATTCTGCTGGTGAGCGCGCTGCTGGGCATCGTCTTTAGCCGCAAAGTGCTCAAACCGCTCGGCGGTGAACCGCTGGAGGCGGCCACCATCGCGCTGGCGGTGGCCGACGGCAAGCTGGATAACGTGGTGCCGGTCAAGCCGGGGGATCGCGGTAGTCTGTTCTACGCGCTGCACACCATGCAGGCGCAGTTGCGCGGCATCGTCGGGCAGATCAAAGAGGCGAGCGACTCTGTCCGTCAGGGCGCGGGCGAAATAGTCAGCGGCAATATTAACCTCTCTTCGCGAACCGAAGAACAGGCTGCGGCGCTGGAACAGACCGCGGCGAGCATGGAGCAGATCAGCGCCACGGTGAAGCACAACGCCGCCAATGCGCATCATGCGACCGAACTGACCGCCAACGCCACGCAGATAGCCAGCCGCGGTGAAGCGCTGGTCGGCCAGGTTGTACAAACGATGGCGCAGATTGACGACAGCTCGAAGAAAATCAGCGACATCACCACCATGATCAACAGCATCGCGTTCCAGACCAATATTCTGGCGCTCAACGCCGCGGTAGAGGCGGCGCGCGCGGGCGAACAGGGCCGCGGCTTCGCGGTGGTGGCAAGTGAAGTACGAAGCCTGGCACAGCGCAGCGCCAACGCGGTGAAAGAGATAGCCGCACTGATTGAAGAGTCGGGCCAGCGTGTCGCCAACGGCGTGCAGCTGGTGAACGACGCCGGGAAAACCATGCAAGAGATGACCCAGGCGGTGCACTCCGTGCAAACCATCATCGGCGAAATCGTCAGCGCGTCTGATGAGCAGTCGAAAGGCATCAGCCAGGTGACTATCGCCGTCAATGAGATGGATGGCGTAACCCAGCAGAACGCCGCGTTGGTGCAGCAGATGGCCGCCGCCGCCAGCTCGCTTGAAGAGCAGGCGCAGCAACTGGCGCAAACCGTCGAACAGTTCAGCCTCGACGAACGCTACGCATAA
- the mnmA gene encoding tRNA 2-thiouridine(34) synthase MnmA, whose amino-acid sequence MSDNSQKKVIVGMSGGVDSSVSAYLLQQQGYQVEGLFMKNWEEDDGEDYCTAASDLADAQAVCDKLGIELHTVNFAAEYWDNVFEHFLAEYKAGRTPNPDILCNKEIKFKAFLEFAAEDLGADYIATGHYVRRADVDGKSRLLRGLDGNKDQSYFLYTLGHDQVAQSLFPVGELEKPEVRRIAEELDLVTAKKKDSTGICFIGERKFREFLGRYLPAQPGKIVTVDGDTLGEHQGLMYHTLGQRKGLGIGGTKDGGEEPWYVVDKDVENNILIVAQGHDHPRLMSVGLIAQQLHWVNREPVTAPFTCTVKTRYRQGDIPCTVRPLDEDRIEVLFDEPVSAVTPGQSAVFYQGEVCLGGGIIEQRLPLPV is encoded by the coding sequence ATGTCTGATAACAGCCAGAAAAAAGTCATCGTCGGAATGTCCGGCGGCGTCGATTCCTCCGTTTCCGCTTACCTGCTGCAACAGCAGGGCTATCAGGTGGAAGGTCTCTTTATGAAGAACTGGGAAGAGGATGACGGCGAGGATTATTGCACGGCCGCCTCTGACCTCGCCGACGCCCAGGCGGTGTGCGATAAGCTCGGCATCGAGCTGCATACCGTGAACTTCGCGGCAGAGTACTGGGATAACGTGTTTGAGCATTTCCTGGCGGAATATAAAGCCGGACGCACGCCAAACCCGGATATCCTGTGCAACAAAGAAATTAAATTCAAAGCCTTCCTGGAGTTTGCTGCTGAAGACCTGGGCGCCGATTATATCGCGACCGGCCACTACGTGCGCCGCGCGGATGTTGACGGTAAAAGCCGCCTGCTGCGCGGTCTCGACGGCAATAAAGACCAGAGCTACTTCCTCTACACGCTCGGCCACGATCAGGTCGCGCAGAGCCTGTTCCCGGTCGGCGAGCTGGAAAAACCGGAAGTGCGCCGTATCGCCGAAGAACTCGACCTGGTGACCGCGAAGAAAAAAGATTCCACCGGCATCTGCTTTATCGGCGAGCGCAAGTTCCGCGAGTTCCTTGGCCGCTACCTGCCCGCGCAGCCGGGTAAAATCGTGACCGTCGACGGTGACACCCTCGGCGAGCACCAGGGGCTGATGTATCATACGCTCGGCCAGCGCAAAGGCCTCGGCATCGGCGGCACCAAAGACGGCGGCGAAGAGCCATGGTACGTGGTGGATAAAGACGTTGAAAACAACATTCTTATCGTCGCCCAGGGCCACGATCACCCACGTCTGATGTCTGTCGGTCTGATTGCGCAGCAGTTGCACTGGGTTAATCGCGAGCCGGTCACCGCGCCGTTTACCTGCACCGTAAAAACCCGCTATCGTCAGGGCGATATTCCCTGCACCGTGCGCCCGCTGGATGAAGACCGCATCGAAGTGCTGTTTGACGAGCCGGTTTCTGCGGTCACGCCGGGGCAGTCCGCCGTGTTTTATCAGGGTGAAGTCTGCCTCGGCGGCGGAATCATCGAACAGCGCCTGCCGCTACCGGTATAA
- the hflD gene encoding high frequency lysogenization protein HflD, with protein sequence MAKNFYDITLALAGICQSARLVQELAHQGTCDARALRVSLKSVIDQNPASTLDVFGGEEAGLKTGLETLLGILNTSNRQGLGAELTRYTLSLMVLERKLAGSKGAMNTLGNRIADLSRQLEHFDLESDTLMNAMAGIYVDVISPLGPRIQVNGSPAVLQSPQVQAKVRATLLAGIRAAVLWQQVGGGRLQLMFSRNRLTTQAKQILAQC encoded by the coding sequence GTGGCAAAGAACTTCTACGACATCACCCTTGCGCTGGCGGGCATCTGTCAGTCGGCGCGTCTGGTTCAGGAGCTCGCGCATCAGGGCACGTGCGACGCCAGGGCGCTGCGCGTCTCGCTGAAAAGCGTGATTGACCAGAACCCGGCGTCTACCCTTGACGTATTCGGCGGTGAAGAAGCCGGGCTCAAAACCGGTCTGGAAACGCTGCTTGGCATCCTCAACACCAGCAACCGTCAGGGCCTCGGCGCCGAACTGACGCGCTACACCTTAAGCCTGATGGTGCTGGAGCGTAAGCTTGCCGGCAGCAAAGGCGCCATGAATACCCTTGGCAACCGTATCGCCGATTTAAGCCGCCAGCTTGAGCACTTCGATCTGGAATCCGACACGCTGATGAACGCGATGGCCGGGATCTACGTGGATGTGATTAGCCCGCTTGGCCCGCGCATTCAGGTCAACGGCTCGCCTGCCGTGCTGCAAAGCCCGCAGGTACAGGCCAAAGTTCGCGCCACGCTGCTCGCCGGTATCCGCGCCGCGGTACTCTGGCAGCAGGTCGGCGGCGGACGGCTGCAACTGATGTTTTCCCGTAATCGTCTGACCACCCAGGCGAAACAAATTCTTGCTCAATGTTAA
- the purB gene encoding adenylosuccinate lyase yields the protein MELSSLTAVSPVDGRYGDKVSALRAIFSEFGLLKFRVQVEVRWLQKLAAHAAIKEVPAFDKNANDFLDAIVAGFSEEDAARIKTIERTTNHDVKAVEYFLKEKVAEVPALHAVSEFIHFACTSEDINNLSHALMLSTAREEVILPVWRNIINAVKDLAHQYRDIPLLSRTHGQPATPSTMGKEMANVAYRMERQYRQLAQVEILGKINGAVGNYNAHIAAYPEVDWHQFSEEFVTSLGIQWNPYTTQIEPHDYIAELFDCMARFNTILIDFDRDVWGYIALNHFKQKTIAGEIGSSTMPHKVNPIDFENSEGNLGLANAVLQHLASKLPVSRWQRDLTDSTVLRNLGVGVGYALIAYQSTLKGVSKLEVNRDRLLAELDSNWEVLAEPIQTVMRRYGIEKPYEKLKALTRGKRVDAEGMKQFIDSLELPEDEKTRLKAMTPANYIGRAIQMVDDLK from the coding sequence ATGGAATTATCCTCACTGACCGCCGTTTCCCCCGTTGATGGACGCTACGGCGACAAAGTCAGCGCGCTGCGCGCCATTTTCAGCGAATTTGGCCTGCTGAAGTTCCGCGTACAGGTTGAAGTTCGCTGGCTGCAAAAGCTGGCCGCACACGCAGCGATCAAGGAAGTTCCTGCTTTTGACAAAAACGCAAACGATTTCCTCGATGCGATTGTGGCGGGCTTTAGCGAAGAAGACGCCGCACGCATCAAGACTATCGAGCGCACCACCAACCATGACGTCAAAGCGGTTGAGTATTTCCTGAAGGAAAAAGTGGCTGAAGTGCCGGCGCTGCATGCCGTCTCAGAATTTATTCACTTCGCCTGCACCTCTGAGGACATCAATAACCTCTCCCACGCGCTGATGCTCTCTACGGCGCGCGAAGAAGTGATCCTGCCCGTCTGGCGCAACATTATTAACGCTGTAAAAGATCTGGCGCACCAGTATCGCGATATTCCGCTGCTCTCCCGCACCCACGGCCAGCCGGCGACGCCGTCCACCATGGGTAAAGAGATGGCGAACGTCGCGTACCGTATGGAGCGCCAGTACCGTCAGCTCGCGCAGGTCGAGATCCTCGGCAAAATCAACGGCGCGGTCGGCAACTATAACGCGCACATCGCCGCTTACCCGGAAGTGGACTGGCACCAGTTCAGCGAAGAATTCGTCACCTCGCTTGGCATTCAGTGGAACCCGTACACCACCCAGATTGAACCGCACGACTACATTGCAGAGCTGTTCGACTGCATGGCGCGCTTCAACACGATCCTTATCGACTTTGACCGTGACGTCTGGGGTTATATCGCGCTGAACCACTTCAAACAGAAAACCATCGCGGGCGAAATCGGCTCCTCCACCATGCCGCACAAGGTCAACCCTATCGATTTCGAAAACTCCGAAGGCAACCTGGGCCTGGCGAACGCCGTGCTGCAACATCTGGCAAGCAAACTGCCGGTCTCCCGCTGGCAGCGCGACCTCACCGACTCCACCGTTCTGCGTAACCTCGGCGTTGGCGTCGGCTACGCGCTGATCGCTTATCAGTCGACGCTGAAAGGCGTGAGCAAGCTGGAAGTGAACCGCGATCGCCTGCTGGCAGAGCTGGATAGCAACTGGGAAGTGCTGGCGGAACCGATCCAGACCGTGATGCGCCGCTACGGCATCGAGAAGCCCTATGAGAAGCTCAAAGCGCTGACCCGCGGCAAGCGCGTTGACGCCGAAGGCATGAAGCAGTTCATCGACAGTCTGGAACTGCCGGAAGACGAAAAAACGCGTCTGAAAGCGATGACGCCTGCCAATTACATCGGCCGCGCTATCCAGATGGTTGACGATCTGAAATAA
- the phoP gene encoding two-component system response regulator PhoP — protein MRVLVVEDNALLRHHLKVQLSELGHQVDAAEDAKEADYYLNEHLPDVAIVDLGLPDEDGLSLIRRWRSHDITLPILVLTAREGWQDKVEVLGAGADDYVTKPFHIEEVVARMQALLRRNSGLASQVISMPPFVVDLSRREVAINDNLIRLTAFEYTIMETLIRNAGKVVSKDSLMLQLYPDAELRESHTIDVLMGRLRKKIQAEYPGEAITTVRGQGYRFDLR, from the coding sequence ATGCGCGTGCTGGTCGTCGAAGATAACGCTCTGCTGCGGCATCATCTGAAAGTGCAGCTCTCTGAGCTGGGGCATCAGGTGGATGCGGCGGAAGATGCCAAAGAAGCCGATTATTACCTCAATGAACATCTGCCGGACGTGGCGATTGTCGATCTCGGATTGCCGGATGAAGACGGGCTCAGTTTGATCCGCCGCTGGCGCTCGCACGATATCACGCTGCCGATTCTGGTGCTCACCGCCCGTGAAGGCTGGCAGGATAAAGTAGAAGTGCTGGGCGCGGGCGCGGACGATTACGTCACCAAGCCGTTTCACATCGAAGAAGTGGTGGCGCGGATGCAGGCGCTGCTGCGGCGTAACAGCGGGCTTGCCTCACAGGTGATCTCGATGCCGCCGTTTGTGGTGGATCTCTCACGCCGCGAAGTGGCCATTAACGATAACCTGATCCGCCTGACCGCCTTCGAATACACCATTATGGAAACGCTTATCCGCAACGCCGGTAAAGTGGTCAGCAAAGATTCGCTGATGCTCCAGCTTTACCCGGACGCCGAGCTGCGTGAAAGCCACACCATTGACGTCCTGATGGGACGCCTGCGCAAAAAAATTCAGGCGGAATACCCCGGCGAGGCGATCACCACGGTTCGCGGCCAGGGTTACCGGTTCGATCTGCGCTAA
- the phoQ gene encoding two-component system sensor histidine kinase PhoQ, whose amino-acid sequence MKKFLRHFLPLSLRVRFLLATAAVVLVLSLAYGMVALVGYSVSFDKTTFRLLRGESNLFYTLARYENGRLSVEIPDHIDRQSPTLTFIYNEKGKLLWSQCDVPWLMKEIRPEWLSANGFHELETRFSDTRVLLGTNHSLQKRLNEYDPERDDETTHSVAVNLYPATATLPALTVVVVDTIPDELKSSWSVWNWFIYVLAANLLLVVPLLWLAAWWSLRPIEALAREVRELEEHHREQLNPYTTRELTSLVHNLNRLLKSERERYEKYRTTLTDLTHSLKTPLAVLQSTLRSLRTGKTDVEQAEPVMLEQISRISQQIGYYLHRASMRSGNMLLSRELHPVAPLLDNLTSALNKVYQRKGVSITLDISPEIVFIGEKNDFLEVMGNVLDNACKYCLEFVEVTARVADDTLHLVVEDDGPGIPESKRALVFDRGQRADTLRPGQGVGLSVAREVVEQYSGQILTGSSPLGGARMEVVFARQQPPAGESSASLRKNLSDGHAE is encoded by the coding sequence ATGAAAAAATTCCTGCGTCACTTTTTACCGCTCTCGCTGCGGGTTCGCTTTCTGCTGGCGACGGCGGCGGTCGTGCTGGTGCTCTCGCTCGCTTACGGCATGGTGGCGCTGGTGGGCTACAGCGTGAGTTTCGATAAAACCACCTTTCGCCTGCTGCGCGGCGAGAGCAATCTGTTTTACACGCTCGCCCGCTATGAAAACGGCAGGCTGAGCGTGGAGATCCCCGATCATATCGACAGGCAGAGCCCGACGCTGACGTTTATCTATAACGAAAAAGGCAAACTGCTCTGGTCGCAGTGCGACGTACCCTGGCTGATGAAAGAAATTCGCCCGGAATGGCTCTCCGCCAACGGTTTTCACGAGCTGGAAACGCGCTTTAGCGACACCCGCGTACTGCTGGGCACCAACCACTCCCTGCAAAAACGGCTGAACGAGTACGATCCCGAAAGAGATGACGAAACCACGCACTCGGTGGCGGTGAACCTTTACCCCGCGACCGCCACCCTGCCCGCGCTGACGGTCGTGGTGGTCGATACGATCCCCGACGAGCTGAAAAGCTCGTGGAGCGTCTGGAACTGGTTTATCTATGTGCTCGCGGCGAATCTGCTGCTGGTTGTTCCGCTGCTGTGGCTCGCGGCATGGTGGAGCCTGCGCCCGATTGAGGCGCTGGCCCGCGAAGTGCGCGAGCTGGAAGAGCATCACCGGGAACAGCTCAACCCCTATACCACCCGCGAGCTGACAAGCCTCGTGCATAACCTCAACCGGCTGCTGAAAAGCGAGCGCGAGCGCTATGAGAAATACCGCACGACGCTCACCGATCTCACCCACAGCCTTAAAACGCCGCTGGCGGTGCTGCAAAGTACGCTACGTTCGCTGCGTACCGGCAAAACCGATGTCGAACAGGCCGAGCCCGTCATGCTTGAGCAGATCAGCCGTATTTCACAGCAAATTGGCTACTACCTGCACCGCGCCAGTATGCGCAGCGGCAATATGCTGCTGAGCCGCGAGCTGCACCCGGTGGCGCCGCTGCTCGACAACCTGACCTCGGCGCTGAACAAGGTTTACCAGCGCAAAGGCGTGAGTATTACGCTCGATATCTCGCCGGAGATCGTGTTTATCGGCGAGAAAAACGATTTTCTCGAAGTCATGGGCAATGTCCTGGATAACGCCTGCAAATATTGTCTGGAGTTTGTCGAGGTCACCGCGCGCGTGGCGGATGATACGCTGCATCTGGTGGTCGAAGATGACGGTCCGGGCATTCCGGAGAGTAAACGCGCGCTGGTGTTTGACCGCGGCCAGCGGGCCGATACGCTGCGTCCCGGCCAGGGCGTGGGGCTGTCGGTGGCGCGTGAAGTGGTTGAACAATACAGCGGGCAGATCCTCACCGGCAGCAGCCCGCTCGGCGGCGCCAGGATGGAAGTCGTTTTCGCCCGCCAGCAGCCGCCCGCCGGCGAATCTTCCGCCAGTCTGCGAAAAAACCTGTCTGACGGCCACGCAGAGTGA
- a CDS encoding ribosomal protein uL16 3-hydroxylase: MDYHVEINWPDFIERYWQKRPVVLKRGIKNFVDPLSPDELAGLAMENEVDSRLVSHQDGKWEVSHGPFQSYDHLGENNWSLLVQAVNNWHEPSAALMRPFRALPDWRIDDLMISFSVPGGGVGPHLDQYDVFIIQGVGRRRWRVGEKVPMKQHCPHPDLLQVDPFEALIDEELEPGDILYIPPGFPHEGYSLENSMNYSVGFRAPSGRELISGFADYVLQRELGSQRYSDPDVPAREHAADIVPAEVDKLREMMLDLIRDPAHFNEWFGEFITQSRHELDVSPPEPPYQPDEIYDALKQGDSLVRLGGLRVLRIGEEVFVNGEKIDTPHRPALHQLANEIVLNDAMFGDALEDPSFLAMLAALVNSGYWYFAD; the protein is encoded by the coding sequence ATGGATTACCACGTAGAGATAAACTGGCCCGATTTCATTGAACGCTACTGGCAAAAACGCCCGGTCGTGTTAAAGCGCGGCATCAAGAATTTTGTCGACCCGCTCTCACCGGACGAACTGGCCGGTCTTGCGATGGAGAACGAGGTGGACAGCCGCCTGGTCAGTCATCAGGACGGCAAATGGGAAGTGAGCCACGGCCCGTTCCAGAGCTACGATCACTTGGGTGAAAATAACTGGTCGCTTTTAGTGCAGGCGGTGAATAACTGGCATGAGCCGAGCGCGGCGCTGATGCGTCCGTTCCGCGCGCTGCCGGACTGGCGCATCGACGATCTGATGATCTCGTTCTCCGTGCCGGGCGGCGGCGTAGGCCCGCATCTGGATCAGTATGACGTGTTTATTATTCAGGGCGTGGGGCGTCGTCGCTGGCGCGTCGGCGAAAAAGTGCCGATGAAGCAGCACTGCCCGCATCCGGATCTGCTGCAGGTCGACCCGTTTGAAGCGCTGATCGACGAAGAGCTGGAGCCGGGCGATATTCTCTATATTCCGCCAGGTTTCCCGCATGAAGGCTATTCGCTGGAAAACTCAATGAACTATTCGGTGGGCTTTCGCGCGCCGAGCGGTCGCGAGCTTATCAGCGGTTTCGCCGATTACGTGCTGCAGCGCGAACTTGGCAGCCAGCGCTACAGCGACCCTGACGTGCCGGCCCGCGAGCATGCGGCGGATATCGTGCCTGCGGAAGTGGACAAGCTTCGCGAGATGATGCTGGATCTTATTCGCGATCCGGCGCATTTCAACGAGTGGTTTGGCGAGTTTATTACTCAGTCACGTCACGAGCTGGACGTCTCGCCGCCAGAGCCGCCCTATCAGCCAGATGAAATCTATGACGCGCTGAAACAGGGCGATTCGCTGGTGCGTCTGGGTGGCCTGCGCGTGTTGCGTATCGGCGAAGAGGTATTCGTAAACGGCGAGAAGATAGACACCCCGCACCGCCCGGCGCTGCATCAGCTCGCCAATGAAATCGTGTTGAATGACGCGATGTTCGGCGACGCGCTGGAAGATCCGTCATTCCTGGCGATGCTGGCCGCGCTGGTTAACAGCGGCTACTGGTATTTCGCGGATTAA
- the pepT gene encoding peptidase T: MDKLLERFLQYVTMDTQSRAGVKHVPSTESQWKLLNLLKNQMEALGMTQVMLSEHGTLTGTLPSNVNKPVPPIGFISHVDTSPDFTAKNVNPQIVENYRGGDIALGTGEEVLSPVMFPVLHQLLGHTLITTDGKTLLGADDKAGVAEIMTAMATLAQSDIPHGDIRVAFTPDEEVGKGAKHFDVGAFDARWAYTMDGSGIGELEYENFNAASVTIKIVGNNVHPGTAKGVMVNALSLAARIHALVPAEESPECTEGYEGFYHLHTMKGSVDRAEMHYIIRDFDRENFEARKRRMMDIAKQVGKGLHPDCYIELAIEDSYYNMREKVAEHPHIIEIARQAMVDCGIEPQMKPIRGGTDGAQLSFMGLPCPNIFTGGYNYHGKHEFATLEGMEKAVQVIVRIAELTAQRAG; this comes from the coding sequence ATGGATAAATTACTCGAACGTTTCCTGCAATATGTCACTATGGATACCCAGTCACGGGCCGGGGTGAAGCATGTTCCCAGCACCGAAAGCCAGTGGAAGCTGTTAAACCTGCTGAAAAACCAGATGGAAGCCCTGGGGATGACCCAGGTCATGCTGAGCGAGCACGGCACGCTAACCGGCACGCTGCCGTCTAACGTCAATAAGCCCGTCCCGCCCATCGGCTTTATTTCGCATGTGGATACATCGCCCGATTTCACCGCGAAGAATGTCAATCCGCAGATTGTCGAAAACTATCGCGGCGGGGATATCGCGCTCGGCACCGGTGAGGAAGTGTTATCGCCGGTCATGTTTCCGGTGTTGCATCAGCTACTCGGCCATACGCTTATCACAACCGATGGTAAAACGCTGCTCGGCGCGGACGATAAAGCAGGAGTCGCTGAGATCATGACCGCGATGGCGACACTGGCGCAGAGCGACATCCCTCACGGCGATATCCGCGTTGCCTTTACGCCGGACGAAGAGGTCGGCAAAGGCGCGAAGCATTTCGATGTTGGGGCGTTCGACGCGCGCTGGGCGTATACGATGGATGGCAGCGGCATCGGCGAGCTGGAGTATGAGAATTTTAACGCCGCCTCGGTGACCATTAAGATTGTCGGCAATAACGTGCACCCCGGCACCGCCAAAGGCGTGATGGTAAACGCGCTGTCGCTGGCCGCGCGCATTCACGCGCTGGTGCCCGCCGAGGAGAGCCCGGAGTGCACCGAGGGCTATGAAGGTTTTTACCATCTGCATACCATGAAAGGCTCGGTGGATCGCGCCGAGATGCATTACATCATCCGCGATTTCGACCGCGAGAATTTCGAAGCGCGTAAACGTCGCATGATGGATATCGCGAAACAGGTCGGCAAAGGGCTGCATCCGGATTGTTACATTGAGCTCGCGATTGAAGACAGCTATTACAACATGCGGGAAAAAGTGGCCGAGCATCCGCATATCATCGAGATTGCGCGTCAGGCGATGGTGGATTGCGGCATCGAACCGCAGATGAAGCCCATTCGCGGCGGCACCGACGGCGCGCAGCTGTCGTTTATGGGCCTGCCGTGCCCGAACATTTTCACCGGCGGGTACAATTACCACGGCAAGCATGAATTCGCGACGCTCGAAGGGATGGAGAAAGCGGTGCAGGTGATTGTGCGCATCGCCGAGTTAACGGCGCAGCGGGCAGGGTAA